The following coding sequences are from one Campylobacter sp. RM16187 window:
- a CDS encoding excalibur calcium-binding domain-containing protein has protein sequence MRYLVLVAFCISMLIGGDKIDCSKKYYCSHFKDCDEAMKYLKKCKSEKNGGNQKTDGDNDGVPCESQHCSHVILR, from the coding sequence ATGAGATACTTGGTTTTAGTTGCTTTTTGCATTAGTATGCTTATTGGCGGAGATAAGATTGATTGCTCCAAAAAATACTACTGCTCGCACTTTAAGGATTGTGATGAAGCGATGAAGTATTTAAAAAAATGCAAAAGCGAAAAGAATGGCGGCAACCAAAAGACAGACGGGGATAATGACGGTGTGCCTTGCGAGAGTCAACATTGTAGCCACGTCATATTAAGATAA
- a CDS encoding lysophospholipid acyltransferase family protein, giving the protein MASWWAKFKRAIFINFTTYAIYFLIWLIFLTCKKTYSKTNLEAPAHVVLFWHGRIAMMSFAYLHWWGKFKRHGKVIISDHKDGEIIARVIKFFGIGTIRGSSSKGGAKALINAFKEIKAGNDVIITPDGPRGPRHSVADGAVIIAQKQNVNIQILNYEASKFWQFKSWDKMILPKPFSAINFTLSQPFSVANLSLDEAKNLIKKKMGASDE; this is encoded by the coding sequence ATGGCGAGTTGGTGGGCTAAATTTAAAAGAGCGATTTTTATAAATTTCACCACTTACGCCATATATTTTCTTATTTGGCTCATATTTTTAACCTGCAAAAAGACCTACTCAAAGACAAATTTAGAAGCTCCCGCTCATGTCGTGCTCTTTTGGCATGGGCGCATAGCCATGATGAGCTTTGCCTACCTGCACTGGTGGGGCAAATTTAAAAGACACGGCAAGGTGATAATAAGCGATCATAAAGACGGCGAGATCATCGCAAGAGTGATTAAATTTTTTGGCATAGGAACTATCAGGGGAAGCAGCTCAAAAGGCGGCGCGAAAGCCCTTATAAACGCCTTTAAAGAGATAAAAGCCGGCAATGATGTGATAATCACTCCTGACGGCCCAAGAGGTCCGCGCCATAGCGTAGCGGACGGAGCTGTCATAATCGCTCAGAAGCAAAATGTAAACATCCAAATTCTAAACTACGAAGCAAGTAAATTTTGGCAGTTTAAAAGCTGGGATAAGATGATATTGCCAAAGCCGTTTTCAGCTATAAATTTTACTCTTTCGCAGCCTTTTAGCGTAGCAAATTTAAGCCTTGATGAGGCTAAAAATTTGATAAAAAAGAAGATGGGTGCTAGCGATGAATAA